From Chloracidobacterium thermophilum B:
TCCGGTCTGGTGTGGCTGGGGGCAGGGGGTCAACCTCAACGACGACGCCTACATCACCCTGACCTACGCCAAAAATCTGGCTGCCGGGCGCGGTTTTGTGTTCAACCACCCGCCGCCCACGTTTGGCACGACAACACCGCTGTTTGCTCTGCTGGTGGCCTTGCTCGCGGCACTCGTGCGTCAGGTGCCAGTGGATGTGGTGGCCGTTTGGGCAACGGTGCTGGCGTGGCTGGCGGCCGGGTGGATGTTCTGGGTGTTTCGCCGGGTCTGGCATCTGGATGACCGGTCAGCCTGCCTTGTGGCGGTGTCCGTGCTGCTTGGTGGCTGGGCCGGGCCGCTGGGGGTTCTCGGCTCGGAGGTCTTTCTGTTTCACGCTTTGCTGATCCTTGCGTTGTCACTGCACCTGGCCGGCAAAGCCTTTCCGGCTGGGATTGTGACCGGGCTGCTGTTTCTGACCCGTGGCGAAGGTGTGCTGGTTCTGGGGGTCATGGGGCTGTCCCTGGGGTATCGCCGGTTCGTCGGTTCCGAAGGTGAGTCAGAACCGGAAGACTGGCGGGACTGGGGCAAGTATTTCCTCGCGCACGTCGGGCGGTTGCTGGCCGGTTTTATGCTGGTGTTGACGGTATGGGCGATCTATGCCTACCGCACCTTTGGGCAGGTACTGCCGGCGACGCTGGCTGCCAAGCGAACTCAGGCGGCGTTGGGATGGCCGAGCTTCACGCATGAGTTGCTGACCAACTGGTGGCGCACCTGGGGTGGGGCAGGCGTGGGGTATCCCCTGCTGAGTGTGTGGTGGGCGCTGGTCGTCGTGGGTTTGGTGACGGCCTTCCGGCGGCGGCTCCGCTGGAGCGTCTTTCCCCTGTGGCTCGTGGGTTATGTGGGAGGATATGTCGCGCTGGGCGTGGCCGGTTACTGGTGGTATCAGGTCCCGGTATTTCTCTCGCTTCAGGTACTGTTTGCGCTGGGGTTGGTCACGTGTCGGGAAATGCTTGAAAGGCGCTTCACGCGGTATGGGCACCGGCTGGGGCTGGCTGTCGCCATCTGTGGGTTGGCCTGGATACTGTGGCCGGCGGCCAGAGCCGTGGTCCTGTACGACGGCGACTGGCGGGCGGCTTCCTACCGGACGCTGGTAGCCTGGTTGCGTGTTCATGCCCGGCCCACAGACCGGGTTGCCTTTCACGAAGTCGGCTACCTGGGGTTTTACAGCGAGCAGCGCATCGTGGATTTGTGCGGTCTGACAACGCCGGAAGTTCTGCCACACTTTGCCCGCCGGGACCTGACCTGGCCCCTGCGGACCCTGCTCCCGGAGTGGTATGTTGCCAGTCCCACGTGGGACATCCTGCCGGCGCTGCGTGAAGGCGGGTGGCTGGACCGGTACTACCGCCGGGTAGCCGCCCTGCCAGCCCCCGATGGCGGACAACTCCAGATTTTTCAACGCTTTGATCCCCCTGAAAGTCAGGTGAACACCCATGCCGACGTTGACGCTGGGCTATTCGCCCTGTCCGAATGACACGTACATTTTTGGCGCGCTGGCCCTGGGGATTGTCCGCGTTCCGGGGCTGGCGTTCGACATCCGGCTGGCCGACGTTCAGACCCTCAACGAGTGGGCGTTGGAAGGCCGGCTGGAGGTCACGAAGCTGTCGTTTGCGGCGTGGCTGACGCCGGAGGTCTCGGCGCAGTACGCCCTGCTGGAAGTCGGCGCGGCACTTGGACGCAACTGCGGCCCACTGGTTGTTGCCCGTGAGCCAATGGAACTGGGGACACTACGCAACAAGCAGGTGGTGACCCCAGGAAGATTGACGACGGCCCACATGCTGCTGCGTCTTTTCACCGGCGACGCGCCGATTGCCGCTGAACTGCCGTTTGAGCGCATCATGCCAGCGGTGGCCGGGGGGCTTTACGATGCCGGCGTCATCATTCACGAAAGCCGCTTTGTCTATCCAGACTTTGGGTTGGTCTGCCTGGTGGACTTGGGCGAATGGTGGGAACATCAGACCGGGCTGCCCCTGCCGTTGGGTTGCATTGCCGCCCGGCAGACGTTGGATGACACCACTCAGGGGGTTGTGACCCAGGCCATTCGGGAAAGCCTGGCCTATGCCGATGCCCATCCCGAGGTCATCTGGCCCTACATTGCTGCTCACGCGCAGGAAATGTCGGCGGAAGTTCAGGCGCAGCACATTGCCCTCTACGTCAACGATTTTACGCGGAATCTGGGCCCAGAAGGACGGCAGGCCATCGAAACCCTGCACCAGTATGCCCGGCGACTGGCATCACCGCCGGGTGCCAGCCAGGCGGTTTAGCTGGGTGGCAGCCATGAAAGCACCATGGCGGTGACGAGTCCGGTGGGTGGCTCGTTGAAGAAATCGAAGTCGCTGACGCGCCTGAACCCCAAGGCTTCGAGGCCACGGTAGCGTGCCAGCCCTGTAACCCATGACCAGTAGGCAAGCACGGTTCTGGTCCCGGCCGCGCGGGCGGCTGCCAGCCGGATGTCGTCAAAGCGCTGGCTCAGTCCCTGACGGCGGACGTCAGGGTGCACCACAAGGCGGTTGATGGAAGCGATGGGTGGCGTGATCGCGACGGGAAGTTGGGCAAACAGGTGTCCGCCGGGAGCTTCTTCAAGGCGTTCGTGGATGGAAAGCCGTCCAGCGGCAACCAGTCACGCGCCGGCAAAAGCCGCCCAGTGCCGGAACGGTGGCTTTTCCTCGCCGGGATCACGCCACTGGCCGTCAGGAAAAACGGTTGCCGGAAGCCCGGTTGTCATCCAGCACTCCGCACGCAGGCGCTGAATGCGCCGGATGGTGTCGGGGTCGGCCACTTCCACAATGCGAAGCTCATCATTGGTCACGGCGTGTGTGCTCCCGGCAACCAGGTGGATCAAGTTCCAGCGTGGGCTGGCGGCACCGGATGACCGGAGTACCGCCGGAGAATATGGCATTGCCGGGAGAGGTTGACCAGCGCCCGCCAGGGTAGTGGGCAGGTTATGCCGACCAGCGTGGCGCAACGGTAAAGGTTGGAATACTCCCGCCGCCAGCGCTGACATTGATGACGGCACTCCGGGAGGTTCGCACCACGGCCCCGGCAATCTGCCCGCCAAGGTAGAACGGGTTGGCGTTGTATTTCATCGGCTCAAACGTGAATGTCCCGTCCGCGTGATGAATCGGGAAGGTCTCGACGGGTGTTGCCACCCGTTGCTGCACCACCCAGAGGGCATCATCCCGGACGGCCCGGCGCAGCGCCTGCTCCCAGGTGGCGTCATCGGTTTCGCTGCCGACATAGACATTGGTGCCGCCATAGGCATCGGCCGGTTTGAGTACGAATGCTGCGCGGTGACAGGCGACATGCTCGCACAGGTCCACGCGCTGGCCATTGGGCAGGGTGGTGTGCTGCTCCGCCACGATGCGCGTCCAGGGAAGGTGCTTCAGCAGCGTGGTGCGGGCCTCGTCAGAGAGAAAGGAAAGCTGGGATGGGTCGGTGAGAAAAGCGAAGAAAGCCTTGTTTTCGCTGACGCGACAGCGGAACGAGTTGATGAAGCAGGCCGCCCGGATTTCGTAGGCCGTTGTGAAGTCACGGGTTTCATCGAGTTTGGTCAGCAGTTCACTCGTCACGACGCGCCGGTAAACGATGTCCAGGCGGGTATCCCCGGCGTAGAGCCGGCCGTCCCGCAGTTCGACTTCGCGCGGATCGGCAATGACCGCGTGGTAGCCTTCGCGGATGAAGTAGTCCCGCAGGATGATTTGGTCGGAGGAGGTGCGAACGTCCGTCCAGTCCACGATCCCGATATTGGGATGCTCCTGTCCGCCAAAGTCGCGGTAGGTGGCGAGCAGCGCCGCCAGCAGCGCCGGGCGTGGTTCGTCGGATTCGAGGACATACTGTTCGGCAAAACGCCGGACAATGGGCAAATCCAGATAAATTTCCGTCATCGCGGCTGAATAGCCGACGCCGGCCGGTGCATCGTGGTTGAATTCCAGAAAAAATATGCCGTCTGGCGTTGGAAAAGCGTCCAGACGGGTCCAGACCACCGGGTTGTCATAGCCTGGATCGGTTCGCAGCAACTGGCGCTCGGCATCCTGAATGCGGAGCGCCTCGAAAAGGGCTTCCCGGTTGCCCCCGAACAGCCCTTTTTCAGCCGCAAGGGCGGCGTGAAGCACACTGGCGGCAGCCGTTTCAAGCTGGCGGCGTTGCTCACGGGAAAAGAAATGTGGACGCAAATGGGCCGGCATCGCTTTGCCAGCAAACAGGATGCCACGGGCCAGGAAGGCGGCATCGAGTTGCCCGACGGCCGCCCGGGCTGCCGCAGCATCTTCCGTGATGAGCCGGTGAAAATCGTCAATGGCAGGTTGCATGGCAGATAGGCACAGCCGATTTCAGCCGGCTTACGACTGCTTTTCAGCCAAATCGCCCAGAAGCGGCAGCTTGGTCATTTCATTACCGTACGCCTTGACCATCAGGAAAATGGAAGCGCCAAGGGAGGCCAGAAAAATAACCAGGCCAAAAAGCGTCGAAAGCAGCGACAGAACACCGCTGATTTGAACGAGCACCGTGCCCAGAATTGAGTTCAGAATTCCAATGACGGCTACGATGAGGTGAAAAAACAGTCCCTGCCAGGCGTGAAATTTGACAAAGCGGTTGGA
This genomic window contains:
- a CDS encoding 1,4-dihydroxy-6-naphthoate synthase: MPTLTLGYSPCPNDTYIFGALALGIVRVPGLAFDIRLADVQTLNEWALEGRLEVTKLSFAAWLTPEVSAQYALLEVGAALGRNCGPLVVAREPMELGTLRNKQVVTPGRLTTAHMLLRLFTGDAPIAAELPFERIMPAVAGGLYDAGVIIHESRFVYPDFGLVCLVDLGEWWEHQTGLPLPLGCIAARQTLDDTTQGVVTQAIRESLAYADAHPEVIWPYIAAHAQEMSAEVQAQHIALYVNDFTRNLGPEGRQAIETLHQYARRLASPPGASQAV
- a CDS encoding circularly permuted type 2 ATP-grasp protein is translated as MQPAIDDFHRLITEDAAAARAAVGQLDAAFLARGILFAGKAMPAHLRPHFFSREQRRQLETAAASVLHAALAAEKGLFGGNREALFEALRIQDAERQLLRTDPGYDNPVVWTRLDAFPTPDGIFFLEFNHDAPAGVGYSAAMTEIYLDLPIVRRFAEQYVLESDEPRPALLAALLATYRDFGGQEHPNIGIVDWTDVRTSSDQIILRDYFIREGYHAVIADPREVELRDGRLYAGDTRLDIVYRRVVTSELLTKLDETRDFTTAYEIRAACFINSFRCRVSENKAFFAFLTDPSQLSFLSDEARTTLLKHLPWTRIVAEQHTTLPNGQRVDLCEHVACHRAAFVLKPADAYGGTNVYVGSETDDATWEQALRRAVRDDALWVVQQRVATPVETFPIHHADGTFTFEPMKYNANPFYLGGQIAGAVVRTSRSAVINVSAGGGSIPTFTVAPRWSA
- a CDS encoding DUF4870 domain-containing protein, whose translation is MTPQNPYGQMPYPPSQPYQPSPMMPGGGQPPGPLGLQPNVAGLLAYAPCCIGLILSIIFIAVEKSNRFVKFHAWQGLFFHLIVAVIGILNSILGTVLVQISGVLSLLSTLFGLVIFLASLGASIFLMVKAYGNEMTKLPLLGDLAEKQS